In a single window of the Helicobacter felis ATCC 49179 genome:
- a CDS encoding chemotaxis protein: MTEQSLDTALNLGEIELVDFRIFGLQGDQPYEGIYGINVSKVQEIIMMPEIFEFPTHLDYVVGVFDLRSVVMPLIDLSIWLGIVEDSARIEEKVVVITEFSNVKMGFIVHEAKRIRRISWSDVRPAVFSAHSNAGKDRITGTTKIEGDQTLLILDLESVLNDFELHVEHSSRDTLKKQHAKKFEGTALFLDDSRAARKIIKNTLVQLGFEVVEAVDGEDGLAKLEQLYKQHGENLSRVLKLIVSDVEMPKMDGYNFYSKIQDDARFANIPVLFNSSICDDYSAQKALDLGVRGYLVKFDANRFAEEVAKILG; encoded by the coding sequence ATGACCGAGCAAAGTCTGGATACAGCGTTAAATTTAGGCGAAATCGAATTGGTAGATTTCCGCATTTTTGGCTTGCAGGGGGATCAGCCTTACGAGGGTATTTATGGAATCAATGTCTCTAAAGTGCAAGAGATTATCATGATGCCTGAAATCTTTGAATTTCCCACGCATTTAGATTATGTCGTAGGGGTTTTTGATCTGCGCTCTGTGGTGATGCCTCTGATCGATCTTTCTATTTGGTTAGGGATTGTCGAAGATAGCGCGCGCATTGAGGAAAAAGTCGTGGTGATCACGGAGTTTAGCAATGTAAAGATGGGCTTTATTGTGCACGAGGCCAAGCGTATTCGGCGCATTAGTTGGAGTGATGTCAGGCCTGCTGTTTTTAGTGCACATAGCAATGCGGGCAAGGATCGCATCACGGGTACAACTAAAATTGAGGGGGATCAGACCCTCTTGATTTTAGACTTAGAGAGTGTGCTCAACGATTTTGAGTTACATGTTGAACATAGCTCAAGAGACACTCTCAAAAAGCAACACGCTAAGAAATTTGAAGGCACGGCGTTATTTTTAGATGATAGCCGCGCAGCGCGCAAGATTATTAAAAATACCTTAGTGCAATTAGGTTTTGAAGTGGTGGAGGCCGTAGATGGGGAGGACGGATTAGCCAAGTTAGAGCAGCTGTATAAACAGCATGGGGAAAACTTAAGCCGTGTGCTCAAGCTCATCGTATCCGATGTGGAAATGCCCAAAATGGATGGCTACAATTTTTATTCTAAAATTCAAGATGATGCGCGTTTTGCCAATATTCCCGTGTTGTTCAATTCTTCTATTTGTGATGACTACAGCGCACAGAAGGCCTTAGATTTAGGGGTGAGGGGCTACTTGGTGAAATTTGATGCCAATCGTTTTGCTGAGGAAGTAGCTAAAATTCTAGGATAA